The following proteins are co-located in the Clostridiales bacterium genome:
- a CDS encoding sugar ABC transporter ATP-binding protein produces the protein MILEVKGIRKCFGGVVALSDGNLVCRRGRITGLLGANGSGKSTISKIITGVYSADCGEINYNGQCVKYKNPNEARQDGIAMVFQNLSLVPDLTVWQNIVLGAEQKKGLGLDNQCAKEQSEAIIHKLQPGLDISKKVNQLNPGEMQIVEIAKAISANPRLLILDEPTAALEQAQVKNLFAYMRELAEQGVSMIFTSHRMWEVMEICDDVIIFRNGENVAGIDFHEEGKDAEKIIGYITGDTKKEECQIGDRQIDGETVLSIKGMNYGKMLKNISFDLRAGEVLGIGGLAGQGQNELLLALAGAYPELKCDAEIKGRRVKLTKPVNAVRNSILLVPGDRQLEGLFLKDSVYKNTIFPKLALKRQPIFTPDKKYRQECEQMVKSLSVKTHNIDTAVGTLSGGNQQKVVVGKWLSFDINVLLLADPAKGVDIGAKRDLYQYITDMVREKNTSVILYASDSEELIQYCDRVLIMYEGQIVESLEGCDINEDAIVSASMCINKAKEVG, from the coding sequence ATGATTTTGGAAGTTAAGGGAATCAGAAAATGTTTCGGCGGAGTGGTTGCCCTTTCTGATGGGAATCTTGTATGCCGGAGGGGAAGGATAACCGGGCTCCTTGGGGCGAACGGTTCCGGAAAAAGCACTATTTCAAAGATCATTACCGGCGTTTATAGTGCCGATTGCGGTGAAATCAATTACAACGGACAGTGTGTAAAATATAAAAACCCAAACGAGGCCAGGCAGGACGGAATCGCCATGGTTTTCCAGAACCTGAGTCTGGTGCCGGATTTGACGGTATGGCAAAATATCGTTTTGGGCGCGGAGCAGAAGAAAGGACTTGGGCTGGATAATCAATGCGCAAAAGAGCAATCTGAAGCCATCATTCATAAGCTGCAGCCGGGTCTTGATATCAGCAAGAAAGTAAACCAGCTCAATCCTGGTGAAATGCAAATTGTGGAAATTGCAAAGGCGATTTCGGCAAACCCCAGGCTGCTCATCCTTGACGAACCCACAGCAGCCCTGGAACAGGCTCAGGTAAAAAATCTTTTTGCTTATATGCGGGAGCTTGCAGAACAGGGTGTGTCCATGATTTTTACCTCTCACAGAATGTGGGAAGTTATGGAGATATGCGATGACGTCATCATCTTCAGAAACGGAGAAAATGTAGCGGGAATTGATTTTCATGAAGAAGGTAAAGATGCCGAAAAGATCATTGGTTATATCACGGGTGATACAAAAAAAGAAGAATGTCAGATTGGAGACAGACAGATAGACGGAGAAACCGTTTTAAGCATAAAGGGAATGAACTACGGCAAGATGCTGAAGAACATATCTTTTGATTTGAGAGCAGGAGAGGTTCTCGGAATCGGCGGATTGGCAGGTCAGGGACAGAATGAACTGCTGCTGGCACTTGCGGGTGCTTACCCGGAACTGAAATGTGATGCTGAAATCAAGGGGCGGAGGGTCAAGCTTACGAAGCCGGTCAATGCTGTGAGAAACAGTATTCTCCTTGTGCCGGGGGATCGGCAGCTGGAAGGGCTCTTTCTCAAGGATTCTGTCTATAAGAATACGATCTTTCCCAAACTTGCCCTGAAGCGGCAGCCGATCTTTACACCTGATAAAAAATACAGACAGGAATGTGAACAGATGGTCAAGTCCCTTTCTGTAAAGACCCACAATATTGACACTGCTGTGGGAACCCTTTCCGGCGGAAACCAGCAAAAGGTCGTTGTGGGAAAATGGCTTTCTTTTGATATCAATGTGCTGCTTCTTGCAGACCCTGCCAAGGGCGTGGATATCGGAGCCAAACGGGATCTTTATCAATATATCACAGACATGGTCAGGGAAAAGAATACCAGTGTTATTCTGTACGCCAGCGACAGCGAAGAACTGATCCAGTATTGTGACAGGGTTCTGATCATGTACGAAGGGCAGATTGTGGAAAGCCTTGAAGGATGCGATATCAATGAAGATGCCATCGTATCGGCTTCCATGTGCATCAATAAAGCCAAGGAGGTAGGCTAG